The Rhodothermus marinus DSM 4252 DNA segment AACGCACCGAGCCGGCCTATCGGCTGCTGACACCTTCCGCACTCCGGCAACTGGGCACGATCCATTCGACCGGCGATCCGATCGTCAGCCTGTATCTGGAGCTGACGCCGGAACGGCGGCTGAAGGATGCCTGGCATGTGGCCTTCAAGGATCTGGTCCGGGCCAAACTGGACACGATCGAAGACCGTCGGTTACGCGACCACGTGGCCGGCGAACTGGAACGCATTGAAATGGCCCTGAAGGAAGGCCTGCCGGCCATGGGCCGGGGCGTGGCCTTCTTCGTGTGCGAATCGCTGGGCCTGTGGCGTCAGATTGCGCTGCCGATCCCACTCCCCGATCGGCTGGAACTGGCCTCGACGCCCTACACGCGTCCGCTGGTGCGCACGCGCGACGAGCACGACCGCTTCGCCGTGGCGCTGCTCTCGCGCGAGCACAGCCGCTTCTTCATCAGCCAGATCGGCTATGTCGAAGAAGTGCTGACGCTGACCGGTCCCAAGCTCCGCGGTCTGGTCACCGACTGGATCGACTGGAACCAGCGCGACGACATCGAGCTGCAGCTCCTGCATCAGGAAGGTAAGGCGCTGGCGACCATTGCCGCGCTGGTCTTCCAGCAGTTCGAGGCCCGCTACCTGCTCTTTTCGGCGCCCGAAAAGCTCAAGCCGAGCTTCCTGGAGCATCTACCCAAGGCCATTCGGGAGCAGGTGGGCGGTGAATTCGAGGTGGACGTGCATGCACCGGTGCATCAGGTGGCCGAGGCCATCGAGCCCGTGCAGCGGGCCGTCGAGGCGCGCGAAGAGGTGCGCACGCTCGAGCGCATTCAGGAAAGCCTGCCCGAGCGCGGCGTCTGGGGCGCCGAACACGTCATCGACGCGATCAACCAGCGGCGCGTCATGACCGTGGCCGTGGACGACGCCTTCCAGGTGGCGGGCGGCTACTGCGCGCATTGCGACCTGCTCGTGCTGGACGCCTCGAAGCCCTGCCCGGCCTGCGGCAATCCCGTGGAGGCCGAATCGGACATCATCGATCGGGCGCTCGAAATGGCGCTGGCCCAGGACGCCACGATCGAGCTGGTGCGGAGCGAGGCGGCCCGCACGCTCATGGCGCAACACGCTCCCATGGGCGCTCTGCTGCGCTTCTGAGCGCTTGCATCCCGACGCCGGGTTGCCTAAACTCCACAGGGTACCCGTTACGCGCTGTACCATGGAGAGCAATCAACCATATCCGGCCAGCCAGAAAGGCCACGGGCGATGCTACCCGTGGCTTTTTTTGTGGCTGCTGGCGGCGGTGGCCGTGCGTCCGGCCCCGGCCCAGGAGGTCGATCCGGTGGCGCTCGTGCGCGCGGCCGAGGAAGCCATCAAGGGCAAAACCAGCCACGCCGTGCTGGAGATGACCGTCGTCACGCCCGACTACCGGCGCACGCGCAGGCTCGAAGCCTGGTGGGAGGGCAACGAAAAGGCGCTCATCGTCACGCTCGAGCCACCCCGCGAAGCGGGCAACCGCACGCTCAAGCGCGGGAACGAACTGTGGATGTACCTGCGCGAAACGGAAACCA contains these protein-coding regions:
- a CDS encoding peptide chain release factor 1 → MEKSTVHLTETLSPELRDRILARLEEERTEPAYRLLTPSALRQLGTIHSTGDPIVSLYLELTPERRLKDAWHVAFKDLVRAKLDTIEDRRLRDHVAGELERIEMALKEGLPAMGRGVAFFVCESLGLWRQIALPIPLPDRLELASTPYTRPLVRTRDEHDRFAVALLSREHSRFFISQIGYVEEVLTLTGPKLRGLVTDWIDWNQRDDIELQLLHQEGKALATIAALVFQQFEARYLLFSAPEKLKPSFLEHLPKAIREQVGGEFEVDVHAPVHQVAEAIEPVQRAVEAREEVRTLERIQESLPERGVWGAEHVIDAINQRRVMTVAVDDAFQVAGGYCAHCDLLVLDASKPCPACGNPVEAESDIIDRALEMALAQDATIELVRSEAARTLMAQHAPMGALLRF